A DNA window from Nyctibius grandis isolate bNycGra1 chromosome 25, bNycGra1.pri, whole genome shotgun sequence contains the following coding sequences:
- the TEX12 gene encoding testis-expressed protein 12, protein MTSNTQKSDENRSKRKKEMENEDSENPQLSSLDKTDLAFSEGSQSLHKPEPLEKVLNEMNKEIMNLLSKYAHILSERAAMDASYVQELDGILKEARTIENHLKQKRESLKQRFTVIANTLQS, encoded by the exons ATGACAAGCAACACACAAAAATCCGATGAAAATAGAAGTAAACGTAAAAAAGAGATGGAG AATGAAGATTCAGAAAATCCTCAGTTGTCTTCCCTTGACAAAACAGATCTGGCTTTTTCTGAGGGCTCACAGTCCCTTCACAAACCTGAACCactggaaaaagttttaaaCG agaTGAACAAAGAAATTATGAACTTGTTATCAAAATATGCTCACATTTTAAG TGAGAGAGCAGCGATGGATGCTTCTTACGTCCAAGAACTTGACGGAATCTTAAAAGAAGCGAGGACCATAGAAAACcacttaaaacagaaaagagagagtttGAAACAGAGATTCACTGTGATCGCAAATACTCTGCAAAGCTAA